The following coding sequences are from one Candidatus Bathyarchaeota archaeon window:
- a CDS encoding nucleotidyltransferase domain-containing protein, translated as MAPIVPPKLRDRDAIVTKEGLIFRVFGYSHPIGAYLCDAEYASADIFSSKDPRAPRDGCGSPLFYKFYDDEGIKFVFKKYPQYTVEHEMLGVKLVGIQQSDIAEYRQPPKRLQQMVKQEPTDKLYSAMLRVLEVSKTQTGLATDDFGVFGSMLHNFHHPAYSDIDLLIYGKKENEKMRQALSDLYTTQGSGFTNEFDTDASIAGKSWRFHNITPQEFLWHQKRKFIYGLYDDRKSSGRIIKAEFEPIKAWSEIVNEYDPQTRIERKDWVRLKARVTADDDGPFIPSVYGIQPIEVLSGSKTALEAVRIISYMEEFRQQVQKDETILVEGSLEEVHTPKGNHHQIVLTYCPRYYEQFLKVADLNL; from the coding sequence TTGGCCCCAATAGTGCCCCCCAAGCTGCGAGACCGAGACGCCATAGTAACCAAAGAAGGCCTGATTTTCCGCGTCTTTGGCTACTCCCATCCCATAGGCGCTTATTTGTGCGACGCCGAATACGCCTCGGCAGACATTTTTAGCTCCAAGGACCCGCGTGCGCCACGTGACGGATGTGGCAGCCCCCTATTCTACAAGTTCTATGACGATGAAGGCATCAAGTTCGTCTTCAAAAAGTACCCCCAATACACGGTTGAGCATGAAATGCTTGGCGTAAAGCTTGTTGGCATCCAGCAGTCCGACATAGCAGAGTACCGCCAGCCCCCAAAGCGCCTCCAACAAATGGTTAAACAAGAGCCCACCGACAAACTCTATAGCGCGATGCTGCGCGTTCTTGAGGTCTCCAAAACACAAACGGGGCTAGCAACCGACGATTTTGGCGTCTTTGGCTCCATGCTCCACAACTTCCACCACCCCGCCTACTCTGACATTGACCTGCTAATCTACGGCAAAAAAGAAAACGAGAAAATGCGCCAAGCCCTAAGCGACCTCTACACCACGCAGGGTTCCGGTTTTACCAACGAATTCGACACCGACGCGTCCATAGCTGGCAAAAGCTGGCGTTTCCACAACATAACCCCCCAAGAGTTCCTGTGGCACCAGAAACGCAAATTCATCTACGGCTTGTACGATGACCGCAAGAGCAGCGGCAGAATAATCAAAGCCGAGTTTGAACCCATCAAAGCTTGGAGCGAAATCGTCAACGAATACGACCCGCAAACCCGCATAGAACGCAAAGACTGGGTACGCCTCAAAGCCCGCGTAACCGCAGACGACGACGGACCATTCATCCCCTCAGTATATGGCATACAGCCCATAGAAGTTCTCTCAGGCTCCAAAACCGCACTCGAAGCCGTGCGCATCATCTCGTACATGGAAGAATTCCGCCAGCAAGTCCAAAAAGACGAAACCATACTCGTCGAAGGCAGCCTCGAAGAAGTCCACACCCCAAAAGGCAACCACCACCAAATCGTCCTAACCTACTGCCCCCGCTACTACGAACAATTCCTAAAAGTCGCCGACCTAAACCTTTGA
- a CDS encoding triphosphoribosyl-dephospho-CoA synthase — translation MSDSRKAKHICQCLQLAMLLEVSTKKPGNVNFNDSFADTRAEHFLASAVAAAPALEEAANQGIAVAEGKISPSEVGMGNLIKTCVSDIMVWQHGGNTLLGTIMLLVPLATAAGMTKTRPDDSFDLTVLRENVKLLVESTTATDAVCVYDAVEIASPSGLNQSSDLDVNDPQSKQRLLTDNITLLQVFKIGASYDDICSEWVNNYPITFTQAYPYLKTQLQNGRDLTGAVVHTFLKILSEHPDTFIARKVSVEAACEVAAEAGIILALGGLDSEGGKIGVEALDERLRSCGNKLNPGTTADLTAAALALAVLGGYRP, via the coding sequence ATGTCTGATTCGAGGAAAGCTAAGCATATCTGTCAGTGTTTGCAGTTAGCGATGCTTTTGGAAGTTAGCACCAAAAAACCTGGCAACGTCAACTTTAACGACAGTTTTGCAGATACCCGCGCGGAGCATTTCTTGGCTTCAGCTGTTGCTGCTGCCCCCGCTTTAGAAGAAGCCGCCAATCAGGGCATAGCAGTTGCCGAAGGCAAAATCAGCCCCAGCGAAGTAGGCATGGGCAACCTCATTAAAACCTGTGTATCCGATATCATGGTTTGGCAACACGGCGGAAACACCCTGCTTGGAACCATCATGCTCCTAGTACCATTAGCAACCGCCGCAGGCATGACAAAAACCCGCCCAGACGACAGCTTTGACTTGACTGTGCTGCGTGAAAACGTCAAGCTCCTTGTAGAATCAACCACAGCAACCGACGCCGTTTGCGTGTACGACGCCGTAGAAATCGCCAGCCCCAGCGGGCTTAACCAGTCCAGCGACCTTGACGTAAACGACCCCCAAAGCAAACAACGCCTCCTAACCGACAACATCACACTGCTCCAAGTCTTCAAAATCGGCGCCTCCTACGACGACATCTGCTCTGAATGGGTCAACAATTACCCCATAACATTCACACAAGCCTACCCCTACCTCAAAACGCAGCTGCAAAACGGACGTGACCTCACGGGAGCAGTTGTGCATACTTTCCTCAAAATCCTCTCTGAGCATCCTGACACTTTCATAGCGCGCAAGGTGAGTGTGGAGGCGGCGTGTGAGGTGGCTGCTGAGGCGGGGATAATTTTGGCTTTAGGCGGCTTGGACTCAGAAGGGGGCAAGATTGGGGTTGAGGCATTAGATGAGCGGCTGCGTTCTTGCGGAAACAAGCTTAACCCTGGGACGACGGCGGATTTGACTGCGGCGGCGCTGGCTTTGGCGGTGCTGGGCGGTTATCGACCGTGA
- the fdhD gene encoding formate dehydrogenase accessory sulfurtransferase FdhD: MRQVEILRLDLSTGQANKVVDHVAVEVPLQISVNKTYSYIIWCSPLQYKELAVGYLIAEDILKSVDEISDINLNETNRICNVTLKPEINVDERMNYSRRHTRVIPLLKASTSPYQRKEKTPVITSDFKVKAQVLVDSINDMNKRATGFMKTGGLHDSAIYRGDGSLVAFSEDVGRHNTVDKVIGTAALNHVDLSECFMSITGRVPGDMIFKAAKAGLPLVASMAAVLSSGVATANEANIALVGFVRGKRMNIYTGAQRIII; encoded by the coding sequence ATGCGCCAAGTTGAAATCCTAAGGCTTGACCTTTCAACTGGACAGGCTAACAAAGTAGTAGACCACGTCGCCGTAGAAGTTCCCCTGCAAATCTCCGTGAACAAAACTTATTCGTACATTATCTGGTGCTCGCCCTTGCAGTACAAAGAACTCGCCGTAGGCTACCTCATAGCAGAGGACATCCTAAAATCCGTAGACGAAATCTCCGACATCAACCTCAACGAAACCAACCGCATCTGCAACGTAACCCTCAAACCCGAAATAAACGTGGATGAACGCATGAACTACTCAAGACGACACACCCGCGTCATACCCCTGCTCAAAGCCAGCACCTCCCCCTACCAACGCAAAGAAAAAACGCCCGTAATCACCTCGGACTTTAAAGTCAAAGCACAGGTTCTCGTAGACTCCATCAACGACATGAACAAACGCGCCACGGGCTTCATGAAAACAGGCGGGCTACACGACTCTGCAATTTACCGCGGCGACGGCAGCCTAGTTGCTTTTTCTGAAGACGTTGGACGCCATAACACCGTCGACAAAGTCATAGGCACGGCAGCGTTAAACCACGTAGACCTTAGCGAATGCTTCATGTCCATAACGGGGCGCGTACCAGGAGATATGATTTTCAAAGCTGCAAAAGCAGGGCTGCCCTTAGTCGCGTCTATGGCGGCAGTTCTCTCCTCAGGCGTTGCCACAGCAAACGAAGCAAACATCGCCCTTGTCGGATTCGTACGCGGCAAACGCATGAACATCTACACCGGCGCACAAAGAATCATCATCTAA
- a CDS encoding molybdopterin molybdotransferase MoeA: protein MDRPDIRRLPKRADPRQAVELLLSAVNQTALQTQTVPLQEAVGRVLAADAVSPLNIPDYDKTFIDGYAVDPKQTQGATPANPAVFRIVGKLFPPDHPTTAQLASGETMYVACGAPIPKGAACTVKVEETRLNGDRVEVVRELKPGEGIIPLGDDVKKGELVLRRGQVLRPQDVGLLASLHLTRVEVFKRPVVTVISGGDELLKQCEREPKHIANNYALVIAGLAYELGADAKQGGIMSDNLDKVTQTIKTALQQSDIVLTIGGSSVGVKDFVPDAINAIGEPGVLAQGIKLRPGALSGFGIVDGKPIIMLPGHIGSCIAGFYLFAAPLLSFYTGLQGTGMQPALTATLTETIQTGPQNRFQFVKLTHTPNGKLTATPTKTGSSALTTIVNSNGYTLIPPHTTTQKNTTITIHLFNKLELTQTPP, encoded by the coding sequence ATGGATCGACCTGATATTAGGCGGTTGCCTAAACGTGCTGACCCCAGACAGGCAGTGGAGCTTTTGTTAAGCGCCGTAAACCAAACTGCGTTGCAGACCCAAACCGTGCCGCTCCAAGAAGCCGTTGGCAGGGTACTTGCTGCAGACGCCGTTTCGCCTTTGAATATTCCTGATTACGACAAGACATTCATTGACGGCTATGCGGTAGACCCCAAACAGACTCAAGGCGCTACCCCCGCAAACCCCGCTGTTTTCCGAATTGTTGGCAAACTGTTTCCACCTGACCACCCCACAACCGCGCAGCTCGCATCGGGCGAGACCATGTATGTTGCCTGTGGTGCCCCAATACCAAAAGGTGCAGCCTGCACCGTGAAAGTCGAAGAAACCCGCCTTAACGGCGATAGGGTGGAGGTTGTGCGTGAACTCAAGCCGGGCGAGGGTATCATACCGTTGGGTGATGATGTTAAGAAGGGCGAGTTGGTGCTACGGAGGGGTCAGGTTTTGCGTCCGCAAGACGTGGGATTGTTGGCTTCTTTGCATTTAACCCGCGTTGAAGTCTTCAAGCGGCCTGTGGTGACGGTGATTTCAGGAGGCGATGAGCTTCTTAAACAATGTGAACGCGAACCCAAACACATAGCCAACAACTACGCCCTAGTCATCGCAGGCTTAGCCTATGAACTGGGCGCAGACGCCAAACAAGGTGGCATCATGTCCGACAACCTCGACAAAGTCACCCAAACAATCAAAACCGCGCTACAACAATCCGACATTGTTCTCACCATAGGCGGCTCATCTGTAGGCGTAAAAGACTTCGTCCCCGACGCCATCAACGCAATAGGCGAACCTGGCGTGCTTGCCCAAGGCATAAAACTGCGCCCAGGCGCCCTCTCAGGATTTGGCATAGTCGACGGCAAACCCATAATCATGCTCCCCGGACACATAGGCTCCTGCATCGCGGGCTTCTACCTCTTCGCCGCTCCGCTCCTAAGCTTCTACACTGGACTACAGGGCACAGGCATGCAACCCGCCCTCACCGCAACCCTAACAGAAACCATCCAAACAGGACCCCAAAACCGCTTCCAATTCGTCAAACTCACCCACACCCCAAACGGCAAACTAACGGCAACCCCAACCAAAACAGGCTCAAGCGCCCTAACAACCATAGTCAACTCAAACGGCTACACCCTCATCCCACCCCACACCACCACCCAAAAAAACACAACCATAACCATCCACCTCTTCAACAAACTCGAACTCACACAAACCCCGCCATAG
- a CDS encoding molybdenum cofactor guanylyltransferase — MTRRAALILAGGKARRFQFTKEQWQDKALAELFGKPLLVHAIENVQKVVDEVVVCTNTQTRKTQYEEVLTHYDMENVQIVVDEKISYIKGPNVAVLTGLKATKADYCFTLPCDMPLLKPEVVNYLFDAAGDAQVVVPMWPNSRLETLVMVLQRKAALEITDTLCQLRRPRSDDIMRGAAKILFALAVGEIKTLDPELKSFVNINSQKDFADLQTRRAQGPVAEDMRLNLGALLTPQLQQLREVGKLYNQEKYQEAAQTAAKCADHLEEAQSFFWAAVSRESEGEALLSIAHQTQTAETDFKGKEAVIKAADNYRLEAKLHQNNRIRFLAERATADRIWCESWAMGKYNKWNRYPPKTN, encoded by the coding sequence ATGACTAGAAGGGCTGCTCTCATTTTGGCTGGGGGAAAAGCCCGTAGATTCCAGTTCACCAAGGAGCAGTGGCAAGACAAAGCGTTGGCAGAGCTCTTTGGCAAACCGCTTCTGGTTCACGCCATCGAAAACGTGCAGAAAGTCGTGGACGAAGTTGTCGTATGCACCAACACACAAACACGCAAAACACAGTACGAAGAAGTTTTAACCCATTACGACATGGAAAACGTCCAGATAGTGGTTGACGAAAAAATCAGTTACATCAAAGGACCCAACGTAGCGGTTCTCACTGGACTTAAAGCCACCAAGGCAGATTACTGTTTTACTTTGCCCTGTGATATGCCCCTGCTCAAACCCGAAGTTGTCAATTACCTCTTCGATGCGGCGGGGGATGCGCAGGTGGTGGTTCCGATGTGGCCTAACAGCCGCTTGGAAACGTTGGTTATGGTTTTGCAGCGAAAAGCCGCGTTGGAAATTACGGATACGCTTTGCCAGCTTAGGCGTCCACGCTCAGATGACATCATGCGCGGAGCAGCCAAAATCCTGTTTGCCTTAGCAGTTGGCGAAATCAAAACCTTAGACCCTGAACTCAAAAGCTTCGTTAACATCAACTCCCAAAAAGACTTCGCCGACCTACAAACCCGCCGAGCCCAAGGACCCGTAGCAGAAGACATGCGCCTCAACCTTGGCGCCCTACTAACACCCCAACTACAACAACTACGCGAAGTCGGAAAACTATACAACCAAGAAAAATACCAAGAAGCAGCACAAACCGCAGCCAAATGCGCAGACCACCTAGAAGAGGCGCAGTCGTTTTTCTGGGCAGCCGTTAGCCGCGAAAGCGAAGGCGAAGCCCTACTCAGCATAGCACATCAAACCCAAACCGCCGAAACAGACTTCAAAGGCAAAGAAGCAGTTATAAAAGCCGCAGACAACTACCGCCTCGAAGCCAAACTACACCAAAACAACCGCATACGCTTCCTAGCCGAACGCGCCACCGCCGACAGAATCTGGTGCGAATCCTGGGCCATGGGCAAATACAACAAATGGAACCGCTACCCACCCAAAACTAACTAG
- the mobB gene encoding molybdopterin-guanine dinucleotide biosynthesis protein B: MVLVIAAVGTSGSGKTTTLEYLISNLTKEGYKIGTIKHVHHRGFSMDKEGSNTWRHAKAGSKVTAAISPEEIAVIKKTDAALNDLDQVIALLEREQLDIIFIEGFHSLIAKREDVPKLITAKDVENLHRTLEGTAQPILAVTGVIGENKPADSGTDIPILKLPEEGEQILQLIRKHYKENPYTPRAKAEGKQGN, from the coding sequence TTGGTTCTGGTTATAGCTGCTGTGGGCACAAGCGGTTCAGGAAAAACTACCACCCTTGAATACCTAATTTCTAACTTGACAAAAGAGGGCTACAAGATTGGCACCATAAAACATGTGCATCACCGTGGCTTTTCCATGGACAAGGAAGGCAGCAACACATGGAGGCATGCCAAGGCAGGTTCCAAAGTAACCGCCGCCATCTCGCCCGAGGAAATCGCAGTCATCAAGAAAACCGATGCTGCTCTTAACGATTTAGACCAAGTCATCGCCCTGCTCGAACGTGAACAGCTTGATATTATATTCATCGAAGGCTTTCACAGTCTCATAGCCAAACGCGAAGACGTCCCCAAACTCATAACCGCCAAAGACGTAGAAAACCTGCACCGAACTTTGGAGGGAACCGCTCAGCCCATCTTGGCAGTCACAGGCGTCATCGGAGAAAACAAACCCGCAGACAGCGGCACAGACATACCCATCCTCAAGTTACCCGAAGAGGGCGAGCAGATTTTGCAGTTAATCCGAAAACACTACAAAGAAAACCCCTACACGCCCCGCGCTAAAGCCGAAGGAAAACAGGGAAACTAA
- the mobB gene encoding molybdopterin-guanine dinucleotide biosynthesis protein B — MTPKTLAVVGGKHSGKTTVIENLTLELTRRGYKVGVIKEMVRIPTLDTPATETCRYNQAGAKKIVAVPRSETVIFVRERLEIAGVLPYLEELDYVLLEGFESEKTLPKIIAAKTVEEAQSFSDGLAIAVSGLLTEDSKETQKAAALVLPVFNSYTHASELSTLVEQKAFSKLPDLPHCGECGYSNCYELAKAKIADSKGVDCALLNKTDFVLEVNGLKIPLKEFPQQIIQSMVEQMVLSLEGIPQIKTLKIEVKKG; from the coding sequence ATGACGCCCAAAACCTTAGCTGTAGTCGGAGGAAAACATTCAGGCAAAACCACCGTCATCGAAAACCTCACCTTAGAATTAACCCGCCGCGGCTACAAAGTGGGTGTCATAAAAGAGATGGTGCGCATTCCCACGTTGGACACGCCCGCAACGGAGACCTGCCGATATAACCAAGCAGGCGCCAAAAAAATCGTTGCCGTGCCGCGCAGCGAAACCGTAATTTTCGTCAGAGAACGCCTTGAAATCGCGGGGGTTTTGCCGTATCTTGAAGAGCTCGACTACGTGTTGTTGGAGGGCTTTGAATCCGAGAAGACCCTGCCCAAGATAATCGCCGCCAAAACCGTAGAGGAAGCCCAAAGTTTTAGCGACGGGTTAGCCATAGCAGTTTCAGGGCTTCTAACTGAAGACTCAAAGGAAACCCAAAAAGCCGCCGCGTTGGTGTTGCCCGTGTTTAATAGCTACACCCACGCCTCCGAGCTTTCCACGCTTGTTGAGCAAAAAGCTTTTTCTAAACTGCCTGATTTGCCCCACTGTGGAGAATGCGGCTACAGTAACTGCTACGAGTTGGCAAAAGCAAAAATCGCCGACTCTAAAGGCGTTGATTGCGCCTTGCTTAACAAAACTGATTTTGTGCTTGAAGTCAATGGTCTAAAGATTCCGCTCAAAGAGTTTCCCCAGCAAATCATACAGAGTATGGTGGAGCAGATGGTTTTGTCGCTGGAAGGCATTCCCCAGATTAAGACGCTAAAAATAGAGGTAAAAAAGGGTTAG
- a CDS encoding molybdopterin-dependent oxidoreductase, which translates to MNKGTKIAIVAFVLLIIAAVPVYLHVRQNAGSEEYVQVKGAVAEPQNFTLSDLKAFEPVTVQVTLASSSHASENGDFTYKGVPVMVLLQATQASTNAQSVYFQAVDGYGTTIPIQDLQQNNQAILAYEKDDQPLTPLTDGGEGPIRLIIGTDQYAQRWTRGVASIDIRE; encoded by the coding sequence ATGAATAAGGGAACTAAAATTGCGATTGTAGCGTTTGTGCTGCTGATTATTGCGGCAGTGCCCGTGTATTTGCATGTGCGCCAAAATGCAGGCTCTGAAGAGTATGTGCAGGTAAAAGGCGCCGTGGCTGAACCCCAAAACTTTACGTTAAGCGACCTTAAAGCGTTTGAACCTGTGACGGTGCAGGTGACGTTGGCTTCAAGTTCGCATGCCTCAGAAAACGGCGACTTTACCTACAAAGGCGTACCCGTCATGGTGTTGCTACAAGCCACCCAAGCCTCAACCAACGCCCAGTCAGTATACTTTCAAGCAGTAGACGGCTACGGAACAACCATACCCATCCAAGACCTACAACAAAACAACCAAGCCATACTAGCATACGAAAAAGACGACCAACCCCTAACCCCCCTAACCGACGGAGGCGAAGGACCCATACGACTCATAATAGGCACCGACCAATACGCCCAACGCTGGACCCGAGGCGTCGCCAGCATAGACATCCGCGAATAA
- a CDS encoding LysR family transcriptional regulator, translating to MGATSYGIKLWMINEKGESVFGDGLAELLEEIDKQRSILKAAQNLGMSYRYALHRITLSEKRLNQLLVNRSRGGAKGGGSSEITDYGKQLITRYRKAQTQIDQALNNLT from the coding sequence TTGGGCGCTACAAGTTATGGCATCAAACTGTGGATGATAAACGAGAAAGGCGAATCAGTTTTCGGGGACGGCTTGGCAGAGCTTTTAGAAGAAATCGACAAACAACGCTCCATCCTAAAAGCCGCACAAAACCTTGGCATGTCATACCGCTACGCACTACACAGAATAACCCTATCAGAAAAACGCCTCAACCAGCTACTGGTTAACCGAAGCCGCGGCGGAGCCAAAGGCGGAGGCTCATCCGAAATCACAGACTACGGCAAACAACTCATCACAAGATACCGCAAAGCCCAAACCCAAATCGACCAAGCCCTAAACAACCTCACATAA
- a CDS encoding sulfide/dihydroorotate dehydrogenase-like FAD/NAD-binding protein — MSKPTTKPPSNKEKTSPHHKIIEKEDLAPQIKLIKVAAPDIAEKAKAGQFVILKVQENSERIPLTIVTWNKQAGTITLIFQEVGCSTVELGKLEVGDAIANIAGPLGKPSEIKNYGKVAVVCGGVGTAAAYPIAKALKDAGNKVVSIIGARNEHMLVLEDEMQAVSDEFYISTDDGSKGHKGFVSDVLTNLISNNYLFDAVYAIGPPIMMKVTSEVTRPFRIKTIVSLNPIMVDGMGMCGACRVDVGNATRFACVDGPEFDGHQVNFKELMQRLECYVTEEKFALQHHSHIGGGGCTCSKH; from the coding sequence ATCTCAAAACCAACCACCAAACCCCCATCAAACAAAGAAAAAACATCCCCCCATCACAAAATCATAGAAAAAGAAGACCTTGCGCCCCAAATCAAGCTCATCAAGGTTGCTGCTCCAGACATCGCAGAGAAAGCCAAAGCTGGGCAATTCGTAATTCTCAAAGTGCAAGAAAACAGCGAACGAATCCCCCTAACCATAGTTACTTGGAACAAACAAGCAGGCACAATCACCTTGATTTTCCAAGAAGTCGGCTGCTCCACCGTAGAACTGGGCAAGCTTGAAGTCGGAGACGCTATAGCAAACATCGCAGGTCCCCTGGGAAAACCTAGTGAAATCAAGAATTACGGCAAAGTTGCGGTTGTCTGTGGCGGTGTTGGCACGGCGGCGGCGTACCCGATTGCGAAGGCGCTCAAAGACGCAGGCAACAAAGTGGTCTCGATTATCGGTGCCCGAAACGAGCATATGCTGGTTCTTGAAGACGAAATGCAGGCAGTCTCAGACGAATTCTACATATCCACCGACGATGGCTCAAAAGGACACAAAGGCTTTGTCAGCGACGTTTTAACCAACCTGATATCCAACAATTACCTCTTTGACGCCGTCTACGCTATAGGACCCCCAATCATGATGAAAGTGACCTCGGAGGTCACGCGCCCTTTTCGCATCAAAACTATAGTTAGCCTAAACCCAATCATGGTTGACGGCATGGGAATGTGCGGTGCTTGCCGCGTGGATGTGGGAAATGCGACGCGTTTTGCATGCGTGGACGGTCCAGAGTTTGATGGTCACCAAGTTAACTTCAAAGAGTTGATGCAAAGGCTCGAATGTTACGTTACTGAGGAAAAATTTGCTCTGCAGCATCATAGTCACATTGGAGGAGGCGGTTGCACATGCAGCAAGCACTAA